TCACGCTGACCACGCTGATCACCGGTTACGTCGCCGAACCGCTGATCGGTGACCTGATCGAGCCGCCGCTGGCCGGGTTCGGCCTGCCGCCGGCGTTCGCCAAGGGCGCCTCGGTGGTGCTGGCGCTGGTCATCGCCACCTCGCTGTCGATGGTGCTCGGCGAGATGATGCCGAAGAACCTGGCGATCGCCCGCCCGCTGCAGACCGGGCGCGCGGTGGCCGGGTACCACTCGCGCTTCTCGAAGACCTTCAAATGGCTCATCACGCTGATGAACAACAGCGCGAACTGGGTGGTGCGCAAGTTCGGCGTGGAGCCGCAGGAGGAACTGCGCTCGGCGCGGTCACCGCAGGAGCTGGGTTCGATCGTGCGGTCCAGCGCGGAGAGCGGCACGCTCGACACCGCCACCGCGGAACTGCTGGACAAGTCGCTGCGCTTCGGCGACCGCACCGCCGAGGAACTGATGACCCCGCGCGTGCAGATCGAGTCGCTGACCGTGGACGAGTCGATCAACGAGCTGATCGCGCTGTCCCAGCGCACCGGGTTCTCGCGATTCCCGGTCTACAACGAGGATCTCGACGACGTGCAGGGCGCGGTCCACGTCAAGCAGGCGTTCACCGTGCGCCAGGCCGACCGCGACAGCGCGCGCATCGGCTCGGTGATGCGGCCGGTGCCGACGGTACCCGAGTCGCTGCCGGGTGACGCGCTGCTGAACCGGCTGCGGGACTCGCGCTTCCAGCTGGCCATCGTGGTCGACGAGTACGGCGGCACGGCCGGACTGGTCACCCTGGAGGACGTGGTCGAGGAGATCATCGGCGACGTGCTCGACGAGCACGACGACCGCGAGGAGCCGTCGTCGCGGCAACTCGGCGCGGACAGCTGGGTGGTCTCCGGGCAGCTGCGGGCCGACGAGGTCCGCGAGATCACCGGATTCCACATGCCCGAAGGCGACTACGAGACGATCGCGGGCCTGGTGCTCGAACGCCTCGGCCGGATCCCCGGCCCCGGTGATTCGGCCGAGGTCGACGACTGGAAGCTCACCGTGACCACGATGGACCGGCTGCGCATCGCCGAGATCAGCGTCCGGCCGAGCACCGGCAGGGCGGAACCGGCCGTCGGTCCGAATGCCGCGTCCGCCGTCTCACCCCGGGTGGAGGTGGCGAGGTGAACGACGGAGTCGCCATCGCGCTGATCGGCCTGCTGCTGCTGGCCAACGCCTTCTTCGTGGGCGCGGAGTTCGCGCTCATCTCCTCCCGGCGCGACCGCCTGGAGGCACTCGCCGAGCAGGGCAACACCCGCGCCCGGATCGTGATCAACGCCAGCAAGCACGTCTCGCAGATGCTGGCCGGCGCGCAGCTGGGCATCACCATCTGCTCGCTGCTGCTGCTCCAGTTCGGCGAGCCCGCGGTGGCGCACCAGCTGGAGGCCGCCTTCGGCGCGATCGGGCTGCCGCTGCCCGGGTACGTGATCCACCCGATCGCGTTCGCCTTCGCGCTGACCGTGATGACCATTCTCCACGTGCTGATCGGCGAGATGGTGCCGAAGAACCTGGCCATCGCCGATCCGGAGCGGCTGGCGCTGTGGCTGGTCCCGGTGCACGTGGCCTGGGTGAAGCTGGCGAACCCGTTCATCTGGCTGCTGAACACCGTGGCCAACGCGGGGCTGCGGCTGATCAAGGTGCAGCCGAAGGACGAGCTGGAAACCGCCTACACCTCGGCCGAACTCGCCGAGCTGCTCAGCGAGTCGCGCCGCGAGGGGCTGCTGGAGCAGTCCGAGCACCAGCGGCTGAGCCAGACGCTGTCCTCGGTCCGCAAGACCGTGGCGGACGTGCTGGTGCCGGTCGCCGAACTCACCACGCTGCCCGCGTCGCCGACCGTCGGCGACGTCGAGCGGGCCGTGTCGAGCACCGGCTTCTCCCGGTTCCCGGTGCTGGACACCGAGGGCGGGCTCGCCGGGTACATCCACGTCAAGGACATCCTGGAGCTGGTCGCCGAACCGGCCGAGACGAAGGTGCCGCCATCGAAGACGCGCGCGCTGAGCGAGGTCTCGGCGGAGGCGAAGCTGGACAGCGCGCTGTCGGTGATGCGCCGGGAACGGGGGCACCTGGCCAGGGCACTCGACGCGGATGGGACCGTGGTCGGTGTGGTGGCACTGGAAGACCTGGTCGAGGAATACGTGGGCACCGTGCGGGACGGCACGCACGTGACGGCGTGAGCGCGGTGGAAGTCCTCGCCGAGCCCGAGTGGCGGGCTCGCGAGGAGGCCCATGTCGCGCGTATGCGGAAGTGGACCGTGCCGCACCAGGAACGCCGGTCGCGCGGGGAGAAGCACCCGGTGCTGGACTTCCTGTTCACCTACTACTCCCACCGGCCGACGCACGTGGAGCGGTGGCAGCCCGGTTTCGGCGTGGCGCTCGAAGGTGCGGCGGCGAAGCGGTTCCTGGACCGGCGCGGCTACCACGAAACCCCGGACGGCGTCGCCGTCGACCCGGCGGAGTTCACTCCGGCTCGGGAGCGGACCGCCCGCTACGTCTCCTCGCTGCTCGAGGCGACGGCGTCGCGCCCGGCCCGGCTCAACTGCTTCGGGCTGCACGAGTGGGCGATGGTCTACCGGCAGCCGCACGACGAGGTGCGGCACGCCCAGCTGCCGCTGCGGCTGGGCGAACGCGGGACCGACGAAGTGGTGGAATCACTGGAGGTGCGCTGCGGCCACTTCGACGCGTTCCGCTTCTTCACGCCCGAGGCCGTCCCGCGCAACACGCTCACGCCGACCAGGGAGACTCAGCGGGAGCTGGAGCAGCCCGGCTGCCTGCACGCGAACATGGACCTGTTCAAATGGGCCTACAAACTCGGCCCATTCGTACCGGCCGAGCTGATCGGTGACTGTTTCGAACTGGCGGCCGACATCCGCGAACTGGACATGCGCGCGAGTCCTTACGATTTGTCCCCGCTCGGTTACGCAGCGGTGCCGATCGAAACGCCGGCCGGCCGCGCCGAATACGCCAGGGCGCAGGCGGCTTTCGCCCGCCGCGCCGAACCCCTGCGCACTCGCCTGATCGAGTGCAGCAACACACTATTGTCCGTTTGTACCGATGCTGGCAGGCTGTGCGACAACTGAGCGTCATCACATTTCCCGAACAGATTACGTCTGTTAGAGTGATAACGTTTTGGTTGCATACTGAGAGCGTCCAAGCATCAGACCAGAAAGGCACACGATGGGGCGACACAGCTTGGTCGAGGACCCGGCTCCGGAACCCCCTCACGGCAGATCGTCCGGCTATCGTTCCCCCGCGAACCGGACGTCCGCTCCCCGGACCGCACCTCCCCGTGACACACCTCCCCGCACTCCTCCCCGCGACACAACCCACCGGACTCCCCCGACGCCCGCGGCCCCCCGAACTCCCCGCCGCGCACCGGAACCCCCGCCCTCCCCGTACTTCACCCCGGCCCCGCCGCCCGAACAGGGCCCGGAGCGCAACGTCACCACCACCGGCAGCCACAAGGCGATCAGCGCCACCGGCAGCCACCGCGCGATCGGCAAGACCCGCCGCCGCGTGGCCACCTGGCCGATCGCCTGCTTGGTCCTGGTCGCCCTGCTCGGCCTCGGCTGGCTGGGCTGGGGCTGGGCCAGCGGTGAGCTGAGCAGCCGCGCCGAAGCACAGGCCGCCAGCTGCGCCGAAGGCGATGCCAGCCTGCGGGTGATCGTGACCCCGAGCGCCGAGGCGCCGGTCAAGGCCGCGGCCACCCGGTGGAACGACGCGAAGACCGTGGTGCACGGCCACTGCATCAACATCACCGTGGACGCGATGGCTTCGCAGCGCGTGCTCGACGCCCTGCTCGGGCAGAGCGAGCTGACCTCCATCCGCGGTATGCCGGCGGCCTGGCTGCCGGAGTCCTCGTGGTGGATCAGCGAGCTGACCACCAAGAAGCCGGAGGTGATCGGCTCGCCCGCGCAGTCGGTGGCCTCGGCGCGCTCGGCGGACTACCCGTACCTCGGGCTGTCCGGCAACGGTGTGGACGACGTGCAGAAGCGGGCCGCGCAGACCTTCCGCGGCTTCCTCACCGAACCCGCCCAGCAGGCCGACTTCGCAGCCGCCGGACTCAAGGCAACCTAACGAGTGTCGACAGTGGTTTGCGTGGCGGTGCGGGTAGCGGAACCTCAGGTCCCTTCGAGTTCGGCGATCACCGCGAGGTCGTCGGCGGCGAGTTCGAAGTCGAACACGCCGAGTTGCTCGGCGAGCAGGGTGGCCGGGCCGGGCCCGACCACCACGGCGTGCCCGAGTTCGAGCTGCCACCGCAGCACCAGCTGCGCGGGGCTCTTGCCGTACTTGGCAGCCAGCCCGCGCAGCACCCCCGGCAGCGCGCCCGGTCCGACCGGGTCGGCCGCGATGGTGACGATGCCGTGCTCGGCGTGCAGCGCGCGCAGTTCGGCACGCGGTTCACGCGGGTGCAGTTCGAGCCGGTGCGCCGCGGGCAGCCCGACGGACTCGACGAACCGGCGCAGCGCGTCGGCGGTGAGCCCGGCGACACCGAGCGCGCGGACCCGGCCGTCGGACTGCGCGGCTTCCAGCTCGCGCCACGCCTGCGGCGTCGGCCGTTCGAGCAG
The genomic region above belongs to Amycolatopsis sp. YIM 10 and contains:
- a CDS encoding hemolysin family protein, which gives rise to MEILLSILGVLFVVVLTIGTGLAVAAEFSLTALERSTVEANVRQVGDKKSKTLLQAHRTLSFQLSGAQVAITLTTLITGYVAEPLIGDLIEPPLAGFGLPPAFAKGASVVLALVIATSLSMVLGEMMPKNLAIARPLQTGRAVAGYHSRFSKTFKWLITLMNNSANWVVRKFGVEPQEELRSARSPQELGSIVRSSAESGTLDTATAELLDKSLRFGDRTAEELMTPRVQIESLTVDESINELIALSQRTGFSRFPVYNEDLDDVQGAVHVKQAFTVRQADRDSARIGSVMRPVPTVPESLPGDALLNRLRDSRFQLAIVVDEYGGTAGLVTLEDVVEEIIGDVLDEHDDREEPSSRQLGADSWVVSGQLRADEVREITGFHMPEGDYETIAGLVLERLGRIPGPGDSAEVDDWKLTVTTMDRLRIAEISVRPSTGRAEPAVGPNAASAVSPRVEVAR
- a CDS encoding hemolysin family protein; translation: MNDGVAIALIGLLLLANAFFVGAEFALISSRRDRLEALAEQGNTRARIVINASKHVSQMLAGAQLGITICSLLLLQFGEPAVAHQLEAAFGAIGLPLPGYVIHPIAFAFALTVMTILHVLIGEMVPKNLAIADPERLALWLVPVHVAWVKLANPFIWLLNTVANAGLRLIKVQPKDELETAYTSAELAELLSESRREGLLEQSEHQRLSQTLSSVRKTVADVLVPVAELTTLPASPTVGDVERAVSSTGFSRFPVLDTEGGLAGYIHVKDILELVAEPAETKVPPSKTRALSEVSAEAKLDSALSVMRRERGHLARALDADGTVVGVVALEDLVEEYVGTVRDGTHVTA
- a CDS encoding 3-methyladenine DNA glycosylase, translating into MSAVEVLAEPEWRAREEAHVARMRKWTVPHQERRSRGEKHPVLDFLFTYYSHRPTHVERWQPGFGVALEGAAAKRFLDRRGYHETPDGVAVDPAEFTPARERTARYVSSLLEATASRPARLNCFGLHEWAMVYRQPHDEVRHAQLPLRLGERGTDEVVESLEVRCGHFDAFRFFTPEAVPRNTLTPTRETQRELEQPGCLHANMDLFKWAYKLGPFVPAELIGDCFELAADIRELDMRASPYDLSPLGYAAVPIETPAGRAEYARAQAAFARRAEPLRTRLIECSNTLLSVCTDAGRLCDN
- a CDS encoding aldo/keto reductase — translated: MSIALNNEVLLPLISFDAGALPPDTVAGAVRQALAAGYRAIGVRPSGESGAGEAIRELPREDVFVTLTLPGTGTAEALASGLRMLGTDRIELVLLERPTPQAWRELEAAQSDGRVRALGVAGLTADALRRFVESVGLPAAHRLELHPREPRAELRALHAEHGIVTIAADPVGPGALPGVLRGLAAKYGKSPAQLVLRWQLELGHAVVVGPGPATLLAEQLGVFDFELAADDLAVIAELEGT